Part of the Tepidibacillus fermentans genome, AACGTCAAATTGAAGGAGATATTGTTCGACTTCTTTTTTCTTTCCTACATCTAAAGAAAAAGCGAGTATTTTTAGAATTTCGATATTCGGATCAACAAACAGAGGTTGATAATCATCAATGATACGAACACTTTCTCGTTTAATCCGTTCTTTTGCATTCTCAAGGAATCGATCGGGGTCGAAATAAGGATTCGCACTTGATAAAATATCAATAATGGTAGCTAAGCCTTTTTCATAATCTTTAATATATGTTCCTTCATTCGTAAAAACTTCATAATACATTTCTTTTTGGTCAAGGTAATCGGCGATTTTTCTTGCCTTTTCCCCTTGTAATGGAAATGATGCAATTCTTTCCCCGGTTTCCGAACGTATTTCTGCGCCATTTGTAGTAATAATCGGGCAAGAAATTCCTGCTTCTTGCAGTAAATAAATCGCTTCCTGATAGGAACGGCCTGTGGCAATCACAACTTCAATCCCTGATTCTTGTGCTCTTTTAATGGCAGTACGGTTTTCTTCACTGATCGTTTGTTTGCTACTTAATAGTGTCCCATCCATATCACTAGCGA contains:
- a CDS encoding Cof-type HAD-IIB family hydrolase, producing the protein MIKCIASDMDGTLLSSKQTISEENRTAIKRAQESGIEVVIATGRSYQEAIYLLQEAGISCPIITTNGAEIRSETGERIASFPLQGEKARKIADYLDQKEMYYEVFTNEGTYIKDYEKGLATIIDILSSANPYFDPDRFLENAKERIKRESVRIIDDYQPLFVDPNIEILKILAFSLDVGKKKEVEQYLLQFDVAVSSSGYDNLEITDIHAQKGLALEYFTRERKIKMEETMAIGDSYNDLSMFSRVGMAVAMGNANAEIKEKADQVTATNDENGVAKAILQSLKISNPRE